One part of the Xylanivirga thermophila genome encodes these proteins:
- the rpsJ gene encoding 30S ribosomal protein S10, with protein MANQKIRIKLKAYDHTLIDQSAAKIVETAKRTGAKVSGPIPLPTEKEVVTILRAPHKYKDAREQFEMRTHKRLIDILSPTSKTVDSLMRLDLPAGVDIEIKL; from the coding sequence ATGGCCAATCAAAAAATAAGAATTAAATTAAAGGCATACGATCATACGCTCATAGATCAATCAGCTGCAAAAATAGTAGAAACTGCAAAAAGAACTGGTGCTAAGGTATCTGGCCCTATTCCGTTGCCTACAGAGAAGGAAGTAGTTACTATTTTGCGCGCTCCGCACAAATATAAGGATGCTCGTGAACAGTTTGAAATGAGAACGCATAAACGTTTGATCGATATTCTAAGTCCTACATCGAAAACTGTTGATTCGCTGATGAGATTAGATCTTCCAGCAGGAGTAGATATTGAAATAAAACTATAG
- the rplC gene encoding 50S ribosomal protein L3, protein MKKAILGKKLGMTHVFAEDGTVIPVTVVEAGPCVVTQVKTEDKDGYKALQVGFDDIREKLVNKPVKGHFEKANVPYKRYLRELRLEDTKDYQVGSEIKVDLFAEGDKIDVTGRSIGKGYAGVIKKWNAHRGPMAHGSKYHRRVGAKSAASYPSRVFKTKKMPGRLGNEKVTIQNLEVVKIYPDKNLMLVKGSVPGVKGSLLYIKETVKR, encoded by the coding sequence ATGAAGAAGGCGATTCTGGGCAAAAAGCTTGGAATGACCCATGTCTTCGCTGAAGATGGTACTGTAATACCTGTAACAGTTGTAGAAGCTGGTCCTTGTGTAGTTACTCAAGTAAAGACAGAGGATAAAGATGGCTATAAAGCGTTGCAGGTAGGCTTTGACGATATAAGGGAAAAGCTAGTAAACAAGCCAGTGAAGGGTCATTTTGAAAAAGCAAATGTACCATATAAACGCTATCTTAGAGAATTAAGACTTGAAGATACAAAAGATTACCAAGTAGGTAGTGAAATAAAAGTAGATTTATTCGCCGAAGGCGATAAAATAGATGTAACTGGCAGAAGCATAGGTAAAGGATATGCTGGTGTAATTAAGAAATGGAATGCACATAGAGGACCTATGGCTCATGGTTCTAAATATCATAGAAGAGTAGGTGCAAAGAGTGCCGCTAGTTACCCATCTAGAGTATTTAAGACTAAAAAAATGCCTGGACGTTTAGGAAACGAAAAAGTTACCATTCAAAATTTGGAAGTGGTAAAAATATATCCAGATAAGAACTTAATGTTGGTAAAGGGTTCAGTACCTGGCGTAAAGGGCAGCTTACTATATATAAAAGAAACGGTTAAGAGATAG